From the Salmo trutta chromosome 30, fSalTru1.1, whole genome shotgun sequence genome, one window contains:
- the srxn1 gene encoding sulfiredoxin-1 — protein MPLANGKLHAPLRMNLHYFLVYKAVRLQTNYTFRLLSCGCSGNHTCLPIRQLNISRNRMDSKKNIENRSIHSDNVEEVHNVPMEVIIRPIPPLLDECKVQSLMGTIQESTDISIVPPIDILWIKGREGGNYYYSFGGCHRFEAYKRLKMNTIPAKIFKSNVADLRTYLGSSTPDLQ, from the exons ATGCCGTTGGCGAATGGAAAGCTGCATGCGCCATTACGCATGAATTTACACTACTTCCTCGTTTACAAAGCCGTACGACTCCAAACAAATTACACATTTCGATTGTTAAGTTGTGGGTgcagtggaaaccacacatgtTTACCTATCAGACAGTTGAACATCTCTCGTAATAGAATGGACAGTAAGAAGAACATTGAAAATAGGTCTATTCACTCGGACAACGTCGAGGAAGTTCATAACGTGCCAATGGAAGTTATCATACGACCAATCCCTCCTCTACTAGATGAGTGCAAAGTTCAGAGCCTTATGGGTACAATACAG GAATCTACAGACATCAGCATTGTTCCTCCTATTGATATACTCTGGATCAAGGGCAGGGAAGGAGGGAATTACTACTACTCCTTTGGAGGCTGTCACCGGTTTGAGGCATACAAACGGTTGAAAATGAACACCATTCCAGCAAagatcttcaaatcaaatgttgcaGACCTACGCACTTACTTGGGCTCTTCCACCCCAGACCTACAGTGA